A genomic region of Fundulus heteroclitus isolate FHET01 chromosome 24, MU-UCD_Fhet_4.1, whole genome shotgun sequence contains the following coding sequences:
- the LOC105921498 gene encoding uncharacterized protein LOC105921498 isoform X1: protein MGVCWWLLILMCCTSPNRSNAKTDCRTAERTQTMFVPCPNMTGDVTFKLFRNNSLICNLLDRSKQCNETGADVHPDKNEKGEFIGFKLAGKERQGFYLCEGTRIYPPPYTSESKSELVCEHGQEYLCKNENCKRDEPVWIWIMVVALLGTYSLAVTIAAFIIWYKMKDAESQNDYINTKPKAPPNRRKRRGLQHPIPKHF from the exons ATGGGAGTCTGCTGGTGGTTGTTAATCCTAATGTGCTGCACGTCACCCAACAGATCCAACG cgAAGACTGACTGCAGAACAGCAGAAAGGACTCAAACTATGTTTGTGCCGTGCCCCAACATGACCGGCGACgtgacttttaaactttttaggaACAACAGCTTGATTTGCAATCTACTTGATCGGAGTAAACAATGTAATGAAACCGGCGCAGATGTCCACCCGGACAAAAATGAGAAGGGGGAGTTCATAGGTTTCAAGCTTGCTGGAAAAGAAAGGCAAGGATTCTACTTATGTGAGGGTACCCGCATTTACCCTCCTCCTTACACATCTGAGAGCAAATCAGAGTTGGTCTGTGAACATG GACAAGAATACCTGtgcaaaaatgaaaactgtaaaagagATGAGCCTGTATGGATCTGGATAATGGTTGTTGCACTTCTTGGCACCTACAGCCTAGCAGTTACCATTGCAGCCTTCATTATCTGG TACAAGATGAAGGATGCAGAGTCTCAGAATGACTACATAAACACCAAACCCAAAGCCCCTCCGAACCGAAGGAAGAGACGAGGCCTCCAGCATCCCATACCAAAACACTTCTGA
- the LOC105921498 gene encoding T-cell-specific surface glycoprotein CD28 homolog isoform X2 yields MFVPCPNMTGDVTFKLFRNNSLICNLLDRSKQCNETGADVHPDKNEKGEFIGFKLAGKERQGFYLCEGTRIYPPPYTSESKSELVCEHGQEYLCKNENCKRDEPVWIWIMVVALLGTYSLAVTIAAFIIWYKMKDAESQNDYINTKPKAPPNRRKRRGLQHPIPKHF; encoded by the exons ATGTTTGTGCCGTGCCCCAACATGACCGGCGACgtgacttttaaactttttaggaACAACAGCTTGATTTGCAATCTACTTGATCGGAGTAAACAATGTAATGAAACCGGCGCAGATGTCCACCCGGACAAAAATGAGAAGGGGGAGTTCATAGGTTTCAAGCTTGCTGGAAAAGAAAGGCAAGGATTCTACTTATGTGAGGGTACCCGCATTTACCCTCCTCCTTACACATCTGAGAGCAAATCAGAGTTGGTCTGTGAACATG GACAAGAATACCTGtgcaaaaatgaaaactgtaaaagagATGAGCCTGTATGGATCTGGATAATGGTTGTTGCACTTCTTGGCACCTACAGCCTAGCAGTTACCATTGCAGCCTTCATTATCTGG TACAAGATGAAGGATGCAGAGTCTCAGAATGACTACATAAACACCAAACCCAAAGCCCCTCCGAACCGAAGGAAGAGACGAGGCCTCCAGCATCCCATACCAAAACACTTCTGA